The following coding sequences are from one Sander lucioperca isolate FBNREF2018 chromosome 2, SLUC_FBN_1.2, whole genome shotgun sequence window:
- the LOC116050636 gene encoding protein crumbs homolog 1-like yields MEFGRVWSRYQRTVVITMMMFKLGLLCTVAADSCLSSPCNNNATCLDHLGDYVCVCLKGPVWYMGKNCDELYDACIMAPCTNCTSKPGSDEFTCHCPDGFTGLNCTQDVDECQSNPCKGNQSYCVNGVNGYSCHCPLGMGGQDCQENVTTCSEKTCQNGGTCMDIPDIGHMCQCAAGYQGSNCEENIDECLSEPCQNGAICKDGVNAYQCFCVPGFQGYHCDLDINECASRPCQNNGTCLDEVDHYRCDCAPGFKGINCEVEIDECEVHPCQNGATCRDHIATYTCECMAGFQGQDCEVNIDECASIPCLNEGKCIDGVNSYECDCEGTGFVGDHCEEDIPECASDPCQHGATCLEATNQYKCLCWPGYEGENCQLDRDECEQHPCKNGGECFQRSDILNYGTLPEFSKATFSYEEAAGFICRCLPGFTGDNCSVNVDECESAPCQHGGTCQDLVNSYQCVCPDGFTGVHCEEDINECESDPCQNGATCEDAANSYRCHCPVPEPGQEPWGGRDCDVLLIGCQQHQCQHGAGCVPVLTNDGEHSYTCLCPPGWTGERCNTSTTFSFNSEGYIHMQLPISKNRTKRETKDHNDRLHMELQFRSTLPDMVLYYRGTMERFVSLELVGGSLQARVKSGKVLQVIYPGPVNDGEWHQATVTMDERLVLVVKGPGCEEECLVKNEGYNHLIFLQPSSFQHLYVGGAPQEYLAQTSSGRGFIGCMQDLQVDHKLLLPQDLIKEENEALEIGCSKNDWCQDDPCMQRGQCVDMWVRPSCRCHRPYYGESCGKEYPSWTFGHENTTSYASFNISETHGDNFTISFLMRSLKHNGLLLQLRREGKPYLTLYLKEGTVAIYSPHTTLLSEAMFVTDGTNNLVTVKVQYGHVVYLKAGNHRALGNVSIEAGDVVYVGGLPAGKSMNAWGGNFKGCLQDIQLDHKHLTTEDHAEGVEVYQAGTEENVLPGCQSDDTCKDHPCFNGGQCQVTWNDFKCNCSINFSGRLCETRLWCVDNPCSDTVRCVDLQDGYECLTEAIFQDNALQYVSNGSLLSPVTNITMDVRTRDENGILLRAGSRAEVFCIGLLNSSLLVKLNSGASAELLAFTSDRAIADGAWHHIQLTMVDPTQLASRWRLTIDGQRVGGSFGIGGNLNFLNNTKIWLAEKYTGCLGEVRVGGVYLPLINVPDAPQMSRFSRLGGHEPIIGCQGEPICDSQPCLNQGVCQDQFNEFNCSCSAGWEGELCELEVNECSSGPCVYGTCRDLLADYQCDCEPGYIGTNCEEEVDNCVEFSCVNGGTCVDRLGAHTCSCPPGYVGKRCQWRFPPVACDAHTECRNGGVCIGGDSGGNCTCKSGFTGARCQTEIDECESSPCLNGATCLDRLNHFQCVCVPGYSGTVCESNKAEHMERIPWLVVTIPLITLCVLLAILVVFCLIMTARKKRQSEGTYSPSSQEVAGARLEMGSVLKVPPEERLI; encoded by the exons ATGGAGTTTGGAAGAGTTTGGTCCAGATATCAGAGGACAGTGGTGATTACCATGATGATGTTCAAACTGG GCTTACTGTGCACAGTAGCAGCAGACTCGTGTTTGTCATCTCCCTGCAACAATAATGCCACGTGTCTTGACCACCTGGGTGactatgtgtgcgtgtgcctcAAAGGACCGGTGTGGTACATGGGGAAAAACTGTGATGAGCTGTATGACGCATGTATTATGGCACCCTGCACCAACTGTACCAGCAAGCCTGGGTCTGACGAGTTCACCTGCCATTGCCCGGATGGCTTTACAGGGCTAAACTGCACCCAGGATGTAGATGAATGTCAGAGCAACCCCTGCAAAGGTAACCAGTCCTACTGTGTCAACGGAGTCAATGGCTATTCCTGCCACTGTCCCCTGGGAATGGGAGGCCAGGACTGCCAGGAGAATGTGACTACTTGTTCAGAGAAAACATGCCAGAATGGTGGCACTTGTATGGACATCCCTGACATTGGGCACATGTGCCAGTGTGCGGCTGGGTACCAGGGGAGTAACTGTGAGGAAAACATTGATGAATGCCTGTCTGAGCCCTGTCAGAATGGAGCCATCTGTAAAGACGGGGTTAATGCCTaccagtgtttctgtgtgcctGGATTTCAAGGCTACCACTGTGACTTAGACATCAACGAGTGTGCATCTCGACCCTGTCAAAACAATGGCACATGTCTGGATGAGGTGGATCACTACAGGTGTGACTGCGCTCCGGGTTTCAAAG GGATTAATTGCGAGGTGGAGATTGATGAGTGCGAGGTGCATCCCTGCCAGAACGGCGCCACCTGCCGAGACCACATCGCCACGTACACGTGTGAGTGCATGGCCGGCTTCCAGGGCCAAGACTGCGAGGTCAACATAGATGAATGTGCCAGCATCCCCTGTTTGAATGAGGGCAAGTGCATAGACGGGGTCAACAG CTATGAGTGTGACTGTGAGGGGACGGGCTTTGTAGGCGACCACTGTGAAGAGGATATTCCTGAATGTGCTTCTGACCCCTGCCAGCATGGAGCCACTTGTTTGGAGGCGACCAACCAGTACAAGTGCCTCTGCTGGCCAG GTTACGAAGGAGAGAACTGCCAGCTGGATAGAGATGAGTGTGAGCAGCATCCCTGTAAGAATGGTGGCGAGTGTTTCCAGCGCTCAGATATCCTGAACTACGGAACGCTGCCTGAATTCAGCAAAGCCACTTTCAGCTACGAAGAGGCAGCTGGTTTCATCTGCCGCTGTTTGCCAGGATTCACTG GAGACAACTGCTCAGTCAATGTGGACGAGTGTGAGTCTGCTCCGTGTCAGCATGGAGGAACCTGTCAGGATCTGGTTAACTCTTATCAATGTGTGTGTCCAGATGGCTTCAcag GTGTACACTGTGAGGAGGACATCAACGAGTGCGAGAGTGATCCCTGCCAGAATGGCGCCACGTGTGAAGACGCTGCCAACTCCTATAGGTGTCACTGCCCCGTGCCAGAGCCTGGCCAGGAGCCTTGGGGCGGGCGAGACTGTGACGTCCTTCTGATCGGCTGCCAACAGCACCAGTGTCAACATGGAGCAGGTTGCGTCCCTGTACTGACCAATGATGGAGAACACAGCTACACCTGCCTGTGTCCGCCTGGCTGGACCGGAGAACGCTGTAACACCTCCACCACCTTCTCCTTCAACTCTGAGGGCTACATCCACATGCAGCTGCCTATTTCAAAAAACAGGACAAAACGAGAGACTAAAGACCACAATGACAGGCTCCACATGGAGCTCCAATTCAGGAGCACTCTGCCCGACATGGTGCTGTACTACAGGGGCACTATGGAGCGCTTTGTCTCCTTGGAGCTTGTTGGAGGCTCCCTTCAGGCCAGGGTGAAGTCAGGGAAGGTACTGCAGGTCATTTACCCTGGCCCAGTCAATGACGGGGAATGGCACCAGGCCACTGTGACCATGGATGAGAGGCTGGTTCTGGTCGTAAAAGGACCCGGCTGTGAGGAAGAGTGCCTGGTGAAAAATGAGGGCTACAATCATCTTATCTTCCTACAGCCTAGCTCCTTTCAACATCTGTATGTTGGAGGGGCACCGCAGGAATATTTGGCCCAAACGTCCAGCGGAAGGGGGTTCATTGGCTGCATGCAAGACCTTCAAGTTGACCACAAGCTGCTTCTACCTCAGGATCTCATTAAAGAGGAGAACGAGGCCTTGGAAATAGGATGCAGCAAAAACGATTGGTGTCAAGATGACCCATGCATGCAACGTGGGCAGTGTGTGGACATGTGGGTTCGTCCCAGCTGTCGGTGTCATCGGCCCTACTATGGCGAAAGCTGTGGGAAAG AGTATCCATCCTGGACCTTCGGACATGAGAACACCACCAGCTACGCCAGCTTCAACATCTCGGAAACTCATGGAGACAACTTCACTATCTCCTTTTTAATGCGTTCCCTCAAACACAACGGTCTGCTCCTGCAACTCCGTCGAGAAGGAAAGCCCTACCTGACACTCTATCTGAAGGAGGGCACTGTAGCTATTTACAGCCCTCACACCACTCTGCTGTCAGAGGCCATGTTCGTCACTGACGGCACCAACAATTTAGTGACTGTAAAGGTACAGTATGGCCATGTGGTCTACCTCAAAGCAGGGAATCATCGGGCATTAGGCAATGTGAGTATAGAGGCAGGGGACGTGGTATATGTGGGAGGGCTCCCTGCAGGCAAGAGCATGAATGCCTGGGGTGGAAATTTCAAGGGCTGCCTGCAGGACATTCAGCTGGACCACAAGCATCTGACCACTGAGGATCATGCAGAGGGGGTCGAAGTTTACCAGGCAGGCACAGAGGAGAACGTGCTGCCAGGATGCCAAAGTGATGACACATGCAAG GATCATCCCTGTTTTAATGGGGGACAGTGTCAGGTTACCTGGAATGACTTCAAGTGCAACTGTTCCATTAACTTCTCGGGCCGGCTGTGCGAGACACGTTTGTGGTGCGTCGACAACCCTTGTTCTGACACAGTACGCTGTGTGGACCTACAGGACGGATATGAGT GTTTAACTGAAGCCATTTTTCAGGACAACGCTCTTCAGTATGTTTCCAACGGTTCCCTGCTGAGCCCTGTTACCAACATCACCATGGATGTACGGACGCGGGACGAGAACGGGATCTTGTTGCGAGCCGGCAGCAGAGCCGAAGTCTTCTGCATTGGTCTGCTAAACTCCTCTCTGCTGGTCAAACTGAACAGCGGGGCGAGTGCAGAGCTGCTGGCCTTTACAAGTGACAGAGCCATCGCAGACGGAGCATGGCATCACATCCAGCTGACCATGGTCGATCCCACACAGTTAGCATCCCGCTGGCGCCTTACCATCGATGGGCAGAGAGTTGGTGGTAGCTTCGGCATTGGCGGCAACCTTAACTTCCTGAATAACACCAAAATCTGGCTGGCGGAGAAATACACTGGATGTTTAGGGGAGGTGAGAGTGGGTGGAGTCTACCTGCCGCTCATAAATGTACCAGACGCTCCGCAGATGAGCCGGTTCTCCAGATTGGGTGGGCACGAGCCAATCATAGGATGCCAAGGTGAACCGATTTGCGATTCCCAGCCCTGCCTCAACCAGGGTGTATGCCAGGACCAGTTTAATGAGTTTAACTGCAGCTGCAGCGCAGGATGGGAGGGGGAACTGTGCGAGCTGGAGGTTAATGAGTGTTCTTCAGGTCCCTGTGTCTACGGTACATGTAGAGACCTTCTGGCAGACTACCAGTGTGACTGTGAGCCTGGATACATAGGGACAAACTGTGAAGAAGAGGTGGATAACTGTGTGGAGTTCAGTTGTGTGAATGGAGGAACCTGTGTGGACAGGTTGGGAGCTCACACCTGTTCATGTCCTCCTGGCTACGTCGGCAAACGCTGCCA GTGGCGGTTCCCTCCAGTGGCGTGCgatgcacacacagagtgtcGTAACGGAGGGGTTTGTATAGGAGGTGACTCTGGAGGCAACTGCACCTGCAAGTCGGGATTCACGGGTGCCAG GTGTCAGACAGAAATAGACGAGTGTGAGTCCAGCCCTTGTCTCAACGGTGCCACCTGTCTGGACAGACTCAACCacttccagtgtgtgtgtgtgccgggTTACAGCGGCACAGTGTGCGAGAGCAAC